One genomic segment of Hordeum vulgare subsp. vulgare chromosome 2H, MorexV3_pseudomolecules_assembly, whole genome shotgun sequence includes these proteins:
- the LOC123429046 gene encoding putrescine hydroxycinnamoyltransferase 3-like → MEVASPLLPVQSKPDRSATAMEVARSLPPIQSKPDRSPPAMEVASSPSPLPLPSKPDRSAPAMKVASSPLRVPSKPQRSAPGMEVASSPSPVPVPSKPDRPAPAIEVQVLSSKLVRPAASTDAAVDAGLEYVPLSVFDRVTYQIQMAIIYVFAPPSPSTAALEKGLAAALARYRGFAGQLGEAPGGGPAVLLNDHGARVVEACVDADLVDVAPPMPKPELLLLHPNLEEGMDEVVVLQLTRFRCGSLAVGFTSNHAVTDGRGTSNFLVAWGRATRGVDMGLPPVYNHDELFKSRSVPRVEFDHRNREYYMPVPPLPTKVGSDADGKIKKNIVIHKAHFTKDWIARLRASASEGRGRPFSRFQSILAHLWRATTRARGLRHNETSKIRLSVDGRDRLGVPAEYAGNLVLWAFPQATAGDLLNRPLKYAAQTIHDEVARVADAEYFRSFVDFTSSGVIEEEGLAPSAALNLREVLCPDLEVHSWLTFPFYDLDFGTGTPSYIMPSYFPFEGLIFLMPSYIGDGSVDAFVPVFQHNLEAFKQCVYSIDDLHA, encoded by the coding sequence ATGGAGGTAGCTAGCCCACTACTCCCGGTCCAATCCAAGCCGGATAGGTCGGCAACGGCAATGGAGGTAGCTAGGTCACTGCCCCCGATCCAATCCAAGCCGGACAGGTCGCCACCGGCAATGGAGGTAGCTAGCTCACCGTCACCGCTGCCGCTCCCATCCAAGCCGGACAGGTCGGCACCGGCAATGAAGGTAGCTAGCTCACCGCTCCGTGTCCCGTCCAAGCCGCAAAGGTCGGCGCCGGGAATGGAGGTCGCTAGCTCACCGTCACCGGTCCCGGTCCCATCCAAACCGGACAGACCGGCACCGGCAATTGAGGTTCAGGTCCTAAGCTCGAAGCTCGTCCGGCCGGCTGCGTCGACCGATGCCGCCGTCGACGCTGGACTCGAGTATGTCCCTCTCTCCGTCTTCGACAGGGTGACGTACCAGATCCAAATGGCCATTATCTACGTCTTTGCGCCGCCGTCCCCCTCCACGGCCGCCCTCGAGAAGGGCCTGGCCGCGGCGCTGGCCAGGTACCGCGGCTTCGCGGGGCAGCTAGGGGAGGCGCCCGGCGGAGGTCCGGCCGTGCTGCTCAATGACCACGGCGCGCGCGTCGTTGAGGCGTGTGTGGACGCCGACCTCGTCGACGTGGCACCGCCCATGCCCAAGccggagctgctgctgctgcacccGAACCTGGAGGAAGGGATGGACGAGGTGGTGGTGCTGCAGCTCACACGGTTCCGCTGCGGCTCCCTGGCCGTGGGGTTCACGTCCAACCACGCCGTCACCGACGGCCGTGGCACCAGCAACTTCCTCGTCGCTTGGGGGCGTGCCACCAGGGGAGTTGACATGGGCCTTCCCCCCGTGTACAACCACGACGAGCTCTTCAAGTCACGTTCCGTGCCCCGCGTCGAGTTCGACCACCGCAATCGGGAGTATTACATGCCAGTGCCACCGTTGCCCACCAAGGTCGGCAGCGACGCCGACGGCAAGATCAAGAAGAACATCGTCATCCACAAGGCGCATTTCACCAAGGACTGGATAGCCCGTCTCCGTGCCAGCGCGTCGGAAGGCCGCGGCCGCCCCTTCAGCCGGTTCCAGAGCATCCTCGCCCACCTGTGGCGCGCCACCACGCGCGCAAGGGGACTTCGCCACAACGAGACCTCCAAGATCCGTCTGTCGGTGGACGGACGAGACCGCCTCGGCGTGCCGGCCGAGTACGCCGGTAACCTCGTCCTGTGGGCGTTCCCGCAGGCCACGGCCGGCGACCTGCTGAACCGGCCGCTGAAGTATGCCGCGCAGACCATTCACGACGAGGTGGCCAGGGTGGCCGACGCCGAGTACTTCCGGTCGTTCGTCGACTTCACGAGCTCCGGCGTCATCGAGGAGGAAGGGCTGGCACCAAGCGCCGCGTTGAACCTGAGGGAAGTGCTGTGCCCGGACCTGGAGGTGCATAGCTGGCTCACCTTCCCGTTCTACGACCTCGACTTCGGCACGGGGACGCCATCGTACATCATGCCCTCTTACTTCCCGTTCGAGGGGCTCATCTTCCTCATGCCATCCTACATCGGAGACGGTAGCGTCGATGCCTTCGTACCCGTCTTTCAGCATAACCTCGAGGCTTTCAAGCAATGCGTCTACTCCATCGATGATCTCCATGCATGA